A genomic region of Fodinisporobacter ferrooxydans contains the following coding sequences:
- a CDS encoding twin-arginine translocase subunit TatC has translation MNLYLLEKYTDCTLLFTPTILLLFIIGVLFCYFIVFKMLLGVLLKYSYKNFNVMLTAANNFSFLIDITLPFEFFSNIFDRHVLNGNRYSYTDSFG, from the coding sequence TTGAATTTATATTTGTTGGAAAAATATACAGATTGTACACTCCTATTTACTCCCACTATTCTTCTATTGTTTATTATAGGGGTCTTATTTTGCTACTTTATCGTATTCAAAATGCTATTGGGCGTTTTGTTGAAGTATTCATACAAAAATTTCAATGTAATGTTGACGGCTGCAAACAATTTCAGTTTTCTCATTGATATTACGTTGCCTTTTGAATTTTTTTCAAATATCTTTGATCGTCATGTTCTTAACGGGAATCGGTATTCTTACACCGATTCGTTTGGCTAA
- the tatA gene encoding twin-arginine translocase TatA/TatE family subunit, whose product MLSNIGLPGLILILALALIIFGPSKLPEIGRAFGRSLKEFKDATKELTSGSSEAKADSVNKAETDKR is encoded by the coding sequence ATGTTATCAAACATCGGACTTCCCGGCTTGATTCTTATACTTGCGCTTGCGCTTATCATATTTGGTCCAAGTAAACTGCCAGAGATTGGACGCGCATTCGGACGGTCACTAAAAGAATTTAAAGATGCAACAAAAGAGCTTACTTCTGGTTCAAGTGAAGCAAAGGCAGATTCCGTTAATAAGGCGGAAACAGATAAGAGATAG